The sequence GCTGAAGTTCTCGAATTGGCTGGTAATGCTGCTCGTGATAACAAGAAGACCAGAATCATTCCACGTCACTTGCAATTGGCCATCCGTAATGACGAAGAATTGAACAAATTGTTGTCTGGCGTAACCATTGCTCAAGGTGGTGTTTTACCCAATATTCAAGCTGTTCTATTGCCCAAGAAAACAGAAAAGAAGgcttaaattacatattttacaaaattgagtgaaaggcaattaaaaaaaattttaaataagaattaCTATCTGCAAACCATCCAACCGTCCTTATCAGGACgacaaatttcttttaaaaaagtgaacaaatttttattcaatttaaaaacaaattacatttttggtgatgttacaaaatattaaaaaataatttaatgaaaattaattaaaaacaatcttatatgtaaatatttcttttcacAAACAAAACTCATTGAATGGCTTTCCATTAGGATTTCTCACATTGTATTGCTGTGataatattgttgttgctgtccgTCTTCGTATGACACCTCAAGTCGTGTTTTTACGAGAAATTTCGTCTCTACACactatttgtttgtgtttgtcAGTGTGTCGTTTATTCTTGTTCATCGGTATGTATACTTGTTGTTTCTGTTTTTCCTTTATTACGAATGAGTAAACTGAACGCATTTTAATTTACctttgataattttaataaacaatgatttctacttaaaaagtatgaacaaataaaatatttattattataatttatatttaaagattaTAACTAGGTATTTAGTGTACACAtgtataacatttattttttgaagtattttaggaaaataaaaGCTATTCTCGcaatcattattttaaaattttactaatatggataataaatataaattcattgTTAATAACTATGTTTGTTTCGTATTTGATctctttttgaaatattttttgtagccCTGAAAAGGACTTTTTATTAGACACAAATTTTTCTGAAGAGGCAGAGGAAAGCAGACATGAATAGTAAATTTACTTCTTAGTGACGGTCTTTTTGGTAGCAGCTGGTTTTTTGGCTGGAGCAACCTTCTTAGGTTTTGTTGCGGCGGCGACGCTCTTTGCTTTGGGTGCTTTTGGTTTAGTTGCTGGTGCTTTTTTGACGGGTTTTGCCTTAATGGAGCCagaagttagaataaccatcatcatccagttctgtcttcattctcggaattacttttgtcttcatctggaataacttcaacgcaaggctcattactattcaaatttgGTAATTCGtccaactttccgagctctttcctgcatgatccacaaattttcaatcgttttgacagcgtagggaatttttttaataagccgtcggaaatatttcgcatatctgatgatctgtgcttcattttgttaaagggattaaaacaaaaagacgaaaaaatttcattttcaaccttagcctttttagaagtcgtagacattttgaattttgtaagtatttatgtaaataacacacgtcttaactttaacgctgtttctaaaaaactgatttccgtatgtcttcagaatgacacttctctatatgtatttttatatagtaACACTTTATATTTGAGAGCACACATTACTCATATTAGGTACATTGCTAATATGAGAAGTTCATAGTAGTCACTACATGCagattgttaaatttttagtgCTAGCGcatgtaaaatttaacaaaagtttttattattttaaaatttttcgtcaaaatatttttaaaatagaaaaagtttttctttataatttatagCTTAGATATTATTGATCTCAtttaaatgaacaaaatattttattcctcaTATTTGCATATTATATAGGTATTTTCTCGGCAAgattcttaaaaatttcatataaattatgaataaatatccaaaattcctaaattatgaaatatagtctagaaaactattttataacATACTCTTACATGTTTTCTTCATGTTGAATTgagaaaattacaattttatatatttttagatttttaaaaattatttcaaaattaactcTATGACAATGAAAATTTCACATTTGAGAATCCTATGGTATTTTTGCATAATCCtattatatgaaaaacaaaagtaatgagatttaatgaaatatttatcattatttgaatagattttattaaataatttactaaaatagtgtagaaaataaatgtttttatatttttcaaattaataatgcAAAAATAGTGTTTAGTGGAAATTATTCGCTTTAGAATGAATCAATATAAAACAGTATATGgaagttattatacccttcaccttcgtaagtagggtatatataagtttgtcattccgtttgtaatttccacaatataattttctgaccCTGTAAAGTATatgttctggatccttataaatagcggagtcgattaagctatgtccgtctgtctgtctgttgaaatgaattttctgaagacgccagatatcttcgggatccaaatcttcagtaattctgctttcgagaagtttcctatttaaaatcagaaaatcggtcatgaggaaaaaaccaggacaacctcgatttttgacctatatctggattactaagtcattaatatagacaatatggatatctatttcaaagacctttgcaacgacgtatttaagaccatagtaagttggacctacaatgggtcaaaatcggaaaaaatatttgttaacccgaattttttttcaccaaaaaaaaattaaaaaaccaatttttttttttaaatttaaaaaaaaattaaaatttaaaaaaataacaattcgaaaaaaaaaattacaaaaaatgaaaaaaaaaacaactttggaaaaaaaaaaataaattttgttcacctaaaattatttaaaatttttattttgaagtatattttagtgaagggtatttaagattcggcacaggcgaatatagctctcttacttgtttctatataaaattgtctttaaaatggaaaaaattaacccagatatgctgacggcttgagcttgatcattttaaaagtacttttatattattttggaagcaaatgagaaataaaaatttaaaaatttattgaaaaaagtggtttttTAAGTCGTCCTATATATAGGACTTTGGGgtcacaacaaaaaaactaaaacgcaataatgaaacatCAAGCTACTCTTcgtaaatataaattccaaaaatatagtatttattcacttgtaaatgtacaaaattttacttttagtacaaacgagatatgtccataatgactAAATATGggcattttgaaaatatcacaaactaaaaattcaataactcaaaaatagtagcaaaaaataatgcgatcacataatctcccatgaggtagtggtgagtactaagtatgtgatcaacaaaaaatggtattttgataaacgtgacgtatcctgtaaacaagaactacatgtactacatgtagtacagtcggcatatctgggttaaaataactattattgAATTTGACATATTAAGAAATAAATgcgaaactttttaaaaaaaacttacccaatttcttggaatatattcattatttttattttatttattgaaattcatagtaatacatatatgtatgtataaagtcCCAAATATACCAACATAACTtaatttatgaaagcttaattcaattccataattgtttaaaattatcggtctaaaaccctaaaatagctttttcaaaataactcaaaatgtttgaaaatctttgaaaacggtttttgtaTGTCCTCACCAGTGTTGTCAAGTTctgaaaaaaagtattattttgtagcagtgtattaaattaattaatttaaccgAAAGGTTTTTCCCatgttttcgaaattcaatttagttcgaattttttaaggtagtttttaaatttttttgttgcatttctttaattttttttcttttcatcctGCGTACAAGtatgtaataatattttatttttaaaatgcaaataaaaataataaaattgaaatttattgacTTTAACAGTTCGAACGTTTCAGTTACAGAATAAGGCTATTAAAATCTTTTGAAGAACCTAACACATTTTGAATGATATTGTAAAACAATTGAATTGTATTGAAAAAtgcacaaaattgaatttttaacaatatactctttcaaaaattttattttcatcaaaaattatcaatatttttttaaaactaaatttcttaaaattaaattaaacaactcCTTTGGCAGAATTTTATCcacacaaaacaaacaacaattctataaactaatagaggttatgtcgcATAGAAATTCACGTTATatattagggttctatagctgaaacttttttcgactttccgactattttcgactttttaccatttcttgtaaaaaatagatggtttctacatttattgatgcgccttttgtaatgtttagcaataaaaacaagtaagtaaaagagcaaaaacatttttcttttaaaatttgaataatttatatttttgagtgattttcggaagtgggccttatatggctgctatgaccaattatggaccgatcaccatgaaagcaggtcgtgtgatttatgtctatatgaaagtttactatgttgaattttgtgagtataccaacatttttaagcgatttatgcacgttaaagtgatttttggaagcgggtctatatcggatgacatttgtatgggggctaggtgaaataatggacccatttcagtttcaataggcttcgcccttgggctgaaaaaattatatgtaccaaattttatctaaatatcttcaaaattgcgacctgtactcttcgcacaaggtttacatagacagccagccaaccagacggacggacatcgtttaatcgacttagaaagtaatatttagaagaatgttgtaagaattttgtatagaaaaaaactttgttttacatataaacatttatttattatttacatatattagcatactgttacgttttaacctttttaaaacgccggtttatttcctttaagtaaaccggatacttttgattgcaaataaaagccgtttagtagtttaaaaattgtaacaactctttatttatttaaaatgtacaacaacagaattaaatagtcactcaatgtttttttatacacgtttataaattcgcagaaatacagacacactttataatgtacacgaattcacttgaaaaatacagcacaccttaaggcactcagttgatgtttattcgaaaagtgtctctgataaactaactaacgactgcaacctctgccactatttataacactgccatctgcactctatattgctctttaactgtctagagctttctaattcatacgccatctgtggtgtactttctacaatgttctttaactgaatattcgaattcgaatatacggtcgcagcaataCTTAcggcgttgccatacttacggtCAATGGTcaactaaaagcttttattctatagcctagtactctgttcatatttgcgaaaaattatggttttttcatgcgaaaaattttacatgctgtttgacagctag comes from Calliphora vicina chromosome 2, idCalVici1.1, whole genome shotgun sequence and encodes:
- the LOC135950059 gene encoding histone H2A-like, which translates into the protein MSGRGKGGKVKNKSKSRSNRAGLQFPVGRIHRLLRKGNYAERVGAGAPVYLAAVMEYLAAEVLELAGNAARDNKKTRIIPRHLQLAIRNDEELNKLLSGVTIAQGGVLPNIQAVLLPKKTEKKA